CGGCATTGCGGTGATCGTGCTGACGGCGTTCACGGTCGTGCCGGCGATGCTCAGTCTGTTGCGCCTGCCGACACGCATCCCGACCTTCAAGGCCGACGGGTCGGGGTGGTTGCCGCCGGTGCTGCGTGGCATCGCCGCTTTCGCGGTCCGGCACCGCCGCGGCGTTCTGGTGTGGGGGGCCGCCGCGATCGCGCTCTGCATCTGGGGCATCGGCCGCGTCCGGGTCGAGACGGATTACCTGGAGTTCTTCGATCCGGCGGGACCGATCCGCACCGCGAACGCGCGCGTGGGCGAGGGCCTGGCCGGCACGCAGCCGATCTACATCGTTGTCGACGGCGAGGGCGCGGCGTCGGTGACGCGTATCGACACGCTGCGCGCGATGCGCGACTTGCAGGAGTTCGTCGACCGGCAGGCGGGAGTCGACAAGACCATGTCGTTACTGGACTACCTGGCACTGCTCCGCGGGGTACTACAGGCGGAGGCCCCCCCCGGCATACCGGAGACGCAGAGCGAGGTCGATCAGCTCATGTTGCTGGTGGATCCGGCAACCGTCGCCGCAGTGGTCAATCGCGACGCCTCTCGGGCGAACATCATCGTTCGCACGCAGTTATCCGGCTCGACCGAAGTCGGCGCCTTTGTCGATGCCGTCCAGCGGTTCGCCGACCAGCGCTTCCCGGGCAGTGTCCGCGTGCGTCCGACGGGAACCGTGGTGCTGCTCAGTCAATCGGCGGATGCGCTCGCGTGGGGTCAGGTCACGGGGTTGTGGCAGGAGCTGGCGGTCCTGCTCGCCCTGCTGTCGTTCATGTTCCTGTCGTTGCGGGTCGGCTTGCTGGCGCTGATTCCGAACGTGTTCCCGACGGTGGTCTTGTTCGGAATCATGGGCTGGTCGGGAATCAGCCTCAACATCTCGACCAGCATGATCGCGGCGATCGCCATCGGCATCGCGATAGACGACACGATTCATCTGCTCAGCGCCTTCAACGGCGAACTGCGGCGGACGGGAGATCAGGCACAGGCGGTGCTGAATGCCATGGGTTCCGTCGGGCAGGCGGCGTTCTTCATCGCTCTGGCCCTGTCGGCCGGCTTCTTCGTCGTCTGTCTGTCGAACTTCCAGCCGGTGCGGCACTTCGGGCTGCTGTCCGGCGTGACCATGGGAATCGCGCTGCTGGTGGAGTTCTTCCTGACCCCGGCACTGGTAACGACCACCAGGATCATCACGTTGTGGGATCTCCTGTTTCTCAAGCTCGGCCGGGAGCCGCAGAAAGAGATCCCGCTGTTTGCCGGATTGCGCCCGTTTCAGGCGAAAGTCGTCGTTCTCATGGGTCGGCTGGAGTCTGCCGCCCGCGGCGAGTCGATTGCGCGACGGGGCGAGCTCAGGGCCGAACTCTACGTGCTGTTGAGCGGGCAGGCGGAGGTCTGCCGCGAAGGCGCCGACAGGAGGGTTCTGCGCACTCTGGCACGCGGCGACGTGGTCGGCGAGATGGGGCTGGTGCGCGAGCGGCCGCGTTCGGCCGACGTCGTCGTCGTTGCCGACGCCGAGTATCTGGTGCTCGACAAGCGGTTCCTCTATCGGCTGCGCCGGCAGTACCCGCGCATTGCCTCGACGGTATTTCTCAATCTCACCCGCATTCTCAGCGACCGCCTCGAGACCACCACCGACGCCCTGGCGGCGTCCGCCGGTCCGACCGCGCCGGACCATCCCGCTGCACGCTGATATGTACGTCCCGCGCGGGTCGTCGGTCATTGCCGCCGTCGTTGTCGCTCGCCGAGCGGCGCACGGGGGGGGCGAGATTGCGGCCGAACGGCGGGGCGGCAACAGTCCGCACGGTCGACGAATGCCGGTCACGGCGTGGGCGTATCGGCCACTGCCCGCCACCCTCTCGCCTCCATGCACTTCAGGAACACTCCCAGTCCGGCGGCCGTCTGGACGTTGTCGCTGGTTACCCGTGCCACCGCGCTGCCGGCCTCCCCCGCGCACGCCTCCCGGGCCTTTTCCAGATCCTCGGCGCCGTCGCGGATCCGAACCCAGCTATACTTCGTTCCCGTCGTCCCCGTGCAGGCCCCCAACAGCGCCAACGCCATCACCATCGCGCGTGCTCGCATCATCGGTTTCCCACCTCGATTCGATCGGGAGATTCCGCCAATCCCACCGGCATTTCAACCCGCCAACGCACTTGGCCGCCAGCGCCGGTCGATCTCCGGAGCGTC
The Candidatus Binatia bacterium genome window above contains:
- a CDS encoding MMPL family transporter; translated protein: MRRLLDVPLHWPRVTLVVMLVLTAVFGAFAARIRVDSSIENLLPSDDPARLYYDQVKTVFGDEEIAVIGVFAENVFTPSTLARIDALSKRLAQIDGVREVISPTTVEGVELNDGELTVGRVMREVPQSPEAAADFRRRLLANPLYVKNVVAADGRAAGISVGFEPMSDEEYLRRGIDAAIRALVAEMGGPEEWAVTGIPTIKENGARLMERDVMVFTPLAMLLVIAVLVLAFRTWRGVVVPLSTIVVGVIWTDGLMVMRGDAIDMGTLVLNPLLMVVGIASGIHLISQYYLEVQPGRTNRQVVEAAVAHVRAPIVVAAATTLIGFGTLVFTPIRAVQQFGKYSVFGIAVIVLTAFTVVPAMLSLLRLPTRIPTFKADGSGWLPPVLRGIAAFAVRHRRGVLVWGAAAIALCIWGIGRVRVETDYLEFFDPAGPIRTANARVGEGLAGTQPIYIVVDGEGAASVTRIDTLRAMRDLQEFVDRQAGVDKTMSLLDYLALLRGVLQAEAPPGIPETQSEVDQLMLLVDPATVAAVVNRDASRANIIVRTQLSGSTEVGAFVDAVQRFADQRFPGSVRVRPTGTVVLLSQSADALAWGQVTGLWQELAVLLALLSFMFLSLRVGLLALIPNVFPTVVLFGIMGWSGISLNISTSMIAAIAIGIAIDDTIHLLSAFNGELRRTGDQAQAVLNAMGSVGQAAFFIALALSAGFFVVCLSNFQPVRHFGLLSGVTMGIALLVEFFLTPALVTTTRIITLWDLLFLKLGREPQKEIPLFAGLRPFQAKVVVLMGRLESAARGESIARRGELRAELYVLLSGQAEVCREGADRRVLRTLARGDVVGEMGLVRERPRSADVVVVADAEYLVLDKRFLYRLRRQYPRIASTVFLNLTRILSDRLETTTDALAASAGPTAPDHPAAR